A part of Geothrix oryzae genomic DNA contains:
- a CDS encoding SDR family NAD(P)-dependent oxidoreductase produces the protein MVPLWEYARMERISRKDRACWVLVGGRRRLGRALAEDLARDHDLVLTSSEPWDGETWVDDLSETARIRTLQWDAENPELVSRMMADLDRLASDGWAISGAVILAGTFPKSPLGTWTPELLEATWRMNLSFPFLCAQALGPRLVTDACLQLLLDTSIHHPWLERLPYSAAKAGLAALVPGLAQLLAPKVRVVGHALGAVLPAEGSDAGFLAQRTLLKRLGDPADLCRAVRFAADSPFLTGDILTQDGGRRWVDR, from the coding sequence ATGGTGCCTTTGTGGGAATATGCCCGGATGGAGCGGATCTCGCGGAAGGATCGGGCCTGCTGGGTGCTGGTGGGCGGAAGGCGGCGGCTGGGGCGGGCCCTGGCGGAGGATCTGGCCCGGGACCACGACCTGGTGCTGACCAGCTCAGAGCCCTGGGACGGGGAAACCTGGGTGGATGACTTGTCGGAGACGGCACGGATCCGGACGCTTCAGTGGGATGCCGAGAACCCGGAACTGGTGTCCCGCATGATGGCAGATCTGGACAGGTTGGCGTCAGATGGATGGGCGATTTCCGGCGCCGTGATCCTGGCGGGGACCTTCCCGAAAAGCCCCCTCGGCACCTGGACGCCGGAGCTCCTTGAGGCCACCTGGCGCATGAACCTGAGTTTCCCCTTCCTCTGCGCCCAGGCCCTTGGGCCTCGGCTCGTCACCGATGCCTGCCTTCAGCTCCTGTTGGACACCTCCATCCACCACCCCTGGCTCGAGCGCCTGCCCTACAGCGCCGCCAAGGCCGGCTTGGCCGCCCTCGTGCCGGGGCTCGCCCAGCTACTGGCGCCGAAGGTGCGGGTGGTGGGCCATGCCCTGGGGGCGGTGCTGCCGGCGGAAGGGAGCGATGCCGGCTTCCTGGCCCAGCGCACCCTGCTCAAGCGCCTGGGGGATCCCGCCGACCTCTGCCGCGCGGTGCGCTTCGCCGCCGACAGCCCCTTCCTCACGGGCGACATCCTGACGCAGGACGGCGGCCGGCGCTGGGTGGATCGATGA
- a CDS encoding SpoIIE family protein phosphatase, whose product MNPYLKRIRWRLLWISFACLTLALGSFALNQWVYAASDDQCSWVVENGKVVIREILPEGVAEEAGLLEGDELVKIQGRAFEPTQEGTLKAQRFINSKPQGAILIYTVKRQGRQILLPLRLVKPLEPVQLALLLNGILAWAISLLVVLSAPERKTSRHFFYLAATALLMSGATLSGNAPIAMRIAIALMTAVAIALLPPLWIHFFLRFPHAFALRRNRRFLQAVYGTFAVLSLWLLFVRLWAIFTDGALRTPAGVAPEGMLKAALGAFGLPIPLYVVAALTGLGFFLAGTFRTHERLRRALLPSLIVAAVLCLDLVAWTLLDAKYGKSLLFRRQIFIFMLPAPLLPLSFAFAIFRHGLFDVRKVLLRWVSYMAILGITIVAYLGGLAWAFSHLSSIPSGWAGALIGLLALPLGWALRRLLRGIRRRFRRDFSSTREIALSAVREPRKRFSEEALIKSLRRALGEAFQPQFLEVLPIEERQILLPAAEAVDRDDRRLHFPPQPLRLPPGLLRLARENRELVLGLGSEEADWIREQGEGVRAHVDALEAQLLLLIVAGDQPHSAVLLGGKYAELNYGREDRELLREVALAAGQVLETAVMHQRLVAQERLSQELETARRIQEGLITSHLPPIPGFQVALRLEPALETGGDLLFVKRRPSGNWLAAVGDICGKGLAAALYMAQATALLEQAAQREDQRLEEILCSLDHTLRQLLGQRGFLTLVLLEWDEAGNYRLARAGHPGALLLHGLSEDCSTEMTPHGRGLGLRPAGPGDWEVIEGVLPPKGWMVLYSDGLSEAMNRDGELYGVGRLGNQLRRLWGTGSPRAACEAVFQDVAAFDTQNRDDRTLFILGREHA is encoded by the coding sequence ATGAATCCCTACCTCAAACGCATCCGTTGGCGCCTGCTGTGGATCAGCTTCGCCTGCCTGACGCTGGCGCTGGGATCCTTCGCGCTCAACCAGTGGGTCTATGCCGCCTCGGATGACCAGTGCTCCTGGGTGGTGGAAAACGGGAAGGTCGTCATCCGCGAGATCCTGCCCGAGGGCGTGGCCGAGGAGGCGGGACTCCTCGAGGGCGATGAGCTGGTGAAGATCCAGGGCCGCGCCTTCGAACCCACCCAGGAAGGCACCCTCAAGGCCCAGCGCTTCATCAACTCCAAACCCCAGGGCGCCATCCTGATCTACACGGTGAAGCGCCAGGGCCGTCAGATCCTGCTGCCCCTGCGCCTCGTGAAGCCCCTGGAACCGGTGCAGCTGGCCCTGCTGCTGAACGGCATCCTCGCCTGGGCCATCAGCCTGCTGGTGGTGCTGTCGGCCCCTGAGCGAAAGACCTCCCGCCATTTCTTCTACCTGGCGGCCACGGCCCTGCTGATGTCGGGAGCCACGCTCTCGGGCAATGCGCCGATCGCCATGCGGATCGCCATCGCCCTGATGACCGCCGTCGCCATCGCCCTGCTGCCGCCGCTGTGGATCCACTTCTTCCTCCGCTTCCCGCACGCCTTCGCGCTCCGCCGGAACCGGCGCTTCCTCCAGGCCGTGTACGGAACCTTCGCGGTGCTCTCCCTGTGGCTGCTCTTCGTCCGGCTGTGGGCCATCTTCACCGACGGCGCCCTCCGCACGCCCGCGGGCGTGGCTCCCGAAGGCATGCTCAAGGCCGCCCTGGGTGCCTTCGGCCTGCCCATCCCGCTCTATGTGGTAGCCGCCCTCACCGGCCTGGGTTTCTTCCTGGCAGGCACTTTCCGGACCCACGAGCGGCTGCGCCGGGCCCTGCTGCCTTCGCTCATCGTGGCGGCGGTCCTCTGCCTCGACCTGGTGGCCTGGACCCTGCTCGATGCGAAATACGGGAAGAGCCTGCTCTTCCGCCGCCAGATCTTCATCTTCATGCTGCCGGCCCCCCTGCTGCCCCTGAGCTTCGCCTTTGCCATCTTCCGCCACGGCCTCTTCGATGTGCGGAAGGTGCTGCTGCGGTGGGTGAGCTACATGGCCATCCTCGGCATCACGATCGTGGCCTACCTGGGCGGCCTGGCCTGGGCCTTCTCCCACCTCTCCTCGATCCCGTCCGGCTGGGCCGGGGCCCTCATCGGCCTGCTGGCGCTCCCCCTGGGGTGGGCCCTGCGGCGCCTGCTCCGCGGCATCCGGCGGCGGTTCCGCCGGGACTTCTCCAGCACCCGCGAGATCGCCCTCAGCGCCGTGCGGGAGCCCCGCAAGCGCTTCAGCGAAGAGGCCCTGATCAAATCCCTGCGCCGCGCCCTGGGCGAGGCCTTCCAGCCGCAGTTCCTGGAAGTGCTGCCCATCGAGGAGCGGCAGATCCTCCTGCCCGCCGCCGAAGCCGTGGACCGGGACGATCGTCGCCTGCACTTCCCGCCCCAGCCCCTCCGGCTCCCCCCAGGGCTGCTCCGCCTCGCCCGCGAGAACCGCGAGCTGGTGCTGGGTCTCGGCAGCGAGGAGGCCGACTGGATCCGCGAGCAGGGCGAAGGCGTGCGGGCCCATGTGGATGCCCTGGAGGCCCAGCTGCTCCTGCTCATCGTCGCCGGGGACCAACCCCACAGCGCCGTCCTGCTGGGGGGCAAATACGCCGAGTTGAACTACGGCCGGGAGGACCGCGAGCTGCTGCGCGAAGTGGCCCTGGCCGCCGGCCAGGTGCTGGAGACCGCTGTGATGCACCAGCGCCTCGTGGCCCAGGAGCGGCTCAGCCAGGAACTGGAAACAGCCCGCCGCATCCAGGAGGGCCTGATCACCTCCCATCTGCCGCCCATCCCGGGCTTCCAGGTCGCCCTGCGGCTTGAGCCCGCCCTGGAAACCGGCGGCGACCTGCTCTTCGTCAAGCGGCGCCCCAGCGGCAACTGGCTGGCCGCCGTGGGCGACATCTGCGGGAAAGGCCTCGCCGCGGCGCTCTACATGGCCCAGGCCACAGCGCTCCTCGAGCAGGCCGCCCAGCGGGAGGACCAGCGCCTGGAGGAGATCCTCTGCTCGCTGGACCACACCCTGCGGCAGCTGCTGGGTCAGCGGGGCTTCCTCACCCTGGTCCTGCTGGAGTGGGACGAGGCCGGCAACTACCGACTGGCCCGGGCCGGGCATCCCGGGGCGCTGCTGCTCCACGGCCTGTCGGAAGACTGCTCCACCGAGATGACGCCCCACGGCCGGGGCCTCGGCCTCCGCCCGGCGGGTCCCGGCGACTGGGAAGTCATCGAAGGGGTGCTGCCTCCCAAGGGCTGGATGGTGCTCTACAGTGACGGCCTGTCCGAGGCCATGAACCGGGACGGTGAACTCTACGGCGTGGGCCGCCTGGGCAACCAGCTGCGCCGCCTCTGGGGTACCGGCAGCCCCCGGGCCGCCTGCGAGGCGGTCTTCCAGGATGTGGCCGCCTTCGATACCCAGAACCGCGACGACCGGACTCTGTTTATCCTGGGAAGGGAGCACGCATGA
- a CDS encoding SirB1 family protein: MSLLEYLREDPECRNLAEGAVHAVAPALDDPVPDHVALQLNEWAFTLAGRMPLPWNTHKALDALNHLLFAELGFTGDRETYDDPLNALLPAVIARRKGLPISLSILWIDLARRMGFDAVGVRLPGHFIAALRTDFGLLCFDPFHQGRPVGEEGGAELVKSATAGRVAFHRDMLSPAPDRQILVRLVRNLHLRFMHAEDWEEALWTGTHLILLEPSNPRAHKERAFIHLQRDEPGQALIDLRMALHLSPDPDPEIQEWMRQLER, from the coding sequence ATGTCCCTGCTCGAGTACCTGCGCGAAGATCCCGAGTGCCGGAATCTGGCTGAGGGCGCCGTGCACGCCGTGGCGCCGGCCCTGGACGATCCCGTTCCCGACCATGTCGCCCTGCAGCTCAACGAGTGGGCCTTCACCCTCGCGGGCCGCATGCCCCTGCCCTGGAACACCCACAAGGCCCTGGACGCGCTCAACCACCTGCTCTTCGCGGAACTCGGCTTCACCGGCGACCGCGAGACCTACGACGATCCGCTGAATGCGCTGCTCCCGGCCGTGATCGCCCGGCGGAAGGGCCTGCCCATCTCGCTGTCCATCCTCTGGATCGACCTGGCCCGGCGCATGGGATTCGATGCCGTCGGCGTGAGGCTCCCGGGCCACTTCATCGCCGCCCTGCGCACGGACTTCGGCCTGCTCTGCTTCGACCCCTTCCACCAGGGGCGGCCCGTGGGCGAGGAAGGCGGAGCCGAGCTGGTGAAGTCCGCCACCGCCGGCCGCGTGGCCTTCCACCGGGACATGCTCAGCCCCGCGCCCGACCGGCAGATCCTCGTCCGCCTCGTGCGGAACCTGCACCTGCGCTTCATGCATGCGGAGGACTGGGAAGAGGCCCTCTGGACCGGCACCCACCTCATCCTCCTCGAGCCCAGCAATCCAAGGGCCCACAAGGAGCGCGCCTTCATCCACCTGCAGCGCGACGAGCCCGGACAGGCCCTCATCGACCTGCGCATGGCCCTACACCTCAGCCCCGACCCCGACCCCGAGATCCAGGAGTGGATGCGGCAGCTGGAACGCTGA
- a CDS encoding PAS domain-containing protein produces MLCAWCGALVGQSAAEHSHGICQPCYLRLRGLPDLTEAELDKLPFGVIVLSRDGIIRSYNRAEGELAGRVPRSVLGRNFFAEVAPCTSVQDFEGSFRAFCEGDEASRTFQFTFRFPAGPVRVQIVFLHKQVDVTVAIRKLP; encoded by the coding sequence GTGCTGTGTGCCTGGTGCGGGGCTTTGGTTGGACAGAGTGCGGCCGAGCATTCCCACGGCATCTGCCAGCCTTGCTACCTGCGGCTCCGGGGCCTTCCCGACCTCACCGAGGCGGAGCTCGACAAGCTGCCCTTCGGCGTCATTGTGCTGTCCCGGGATGGCATCATCCGCTCCTACAACCGGGCCGAAGGTGAACTCGCCGGGCGGGTCCCCCGCAGCGTCCTCGGCAGAAACTTCTTCGCGGAAGTGGCCCCGTGCACTTCCGTCCAGGACTTCGAGGGCTCCTTCCGCGCGTTCTGTGAAGGGGACGAGGCCTCCCGGACTTTCCAGTTCACCTTCCGGTTCCCGGCGGGCCCGGTGCGGGTTCAGATCGTCTTCCTCCACAAACAGGTGGATGTGACCGTGGCGATCCGGAAACTCCCCTAG
- a CDS encoding NADP-dependent malic enzyme has product MSRKQEALDYHSQGRKGKIEVVATKPCSTARDLANAYSPGVAEPCLEIEKNPEDAYKYTAKGNLVAVISNGTAVLGLGNIGALAGKPVMEGKGVLFKRFADIDVFDIEVNELDIDRFCQVVKALEPTFGGVNLEDIKAPECFEIETRLKKEMNIPVFHDDQHGTAIISTAALMNASEIVKKKLSDMKVVFSGAGASAIACANMMIAAGVKLENLWLCDTKGLVYTGRTEGNNKYKDKFAKPSEWRTLADTIVNADVFVGCSSKGALTPEMLLSMAKDPIVFALANPDPEIDYPTAKATRDDIILATGRSDYPNQVNNVLGFPFIFRGALDVRASEINEPMKLAAAKALAALAKEEVPDSVVKAYSGQKFSFGPEYIIPKPFDPRVLLWVAPAVAKAAMETGVAKQPIADMQAYKERLEGLQGRSKDVIRSVVHRAKANPKRVVFPEGDHPLILQAVSQMVDEGICVPILVGDPAKVKTVAAGHGISVDGIEILDPATVAWRAEAEDAFLELRKRRGVTRDEAGRKMQERIYFGAMMCRLGKADGLIAGLTMYYPDTIRPCLEVIGTRKGVKRVCGVYTMVLKNRVLFFSDTTMNIEPSSEELAEIALLTADLAKDTFNMEPQVAMLSFSDFGSVEHPLVRKVQKAVEIVKAQRPGLKCDGEMQADTALGADILSENYPWVDLPGGPNVLIFPDLTSGNIGYKLVQRLANAEVIGPITCGMAAPVHVLQRHSDLNDIIHLTALTVVEAQQK; this is encoded by the coding sequence ATGAGTCGTAAGCAGGAAGCCCTCGACTACCATTCGCAGGGACGAAAGGGAAAGATCGAGGTTGTCGCCACCAAGCCTTGCTCCACGGCCCGCGACCTGGCCAACGCCTACTCCCCGGGCGTGGCGGAGCCCTGCCTGGAGATCGAGAAGAATCCCGAGGATGCCTACAAGTACACCGCCAAGGGCAACCTGGTGGCCGTGATCTCCAACGGCACCGCCGTCCTGGGCCTGGGCAACATCGGCGCCCTGGCCGGCAAGCCGGTGATGGAAGGCAAGGGCGTGCTCTTCAAGCGCTTCGCCGATATCGATGTGTTCGACATCGAAGTCAATGAGCTGGACATCGACCGGTTCTGCCAGGTGGTGAAGGCGCTGGAGCCCACCTTCGGCGGCGTGAACCTCGAGGACATCAAGGCCCCCGAGTGCTTCGAGATCGAGACCCGTCTGAAGAAGGAGATGAACATCCCCGTCTTCCACGACGATCAGCACGGCACCGCCATCATCAGCACGGCCGCTTTGATGAACGCCTCCGAGATCGTCAAGAAGAAGCTGAGCGACATGAAGGTGGTGTTCAGCGGCGCCGGGGCCTCGGCCATTGCCTGCGCCAACATGATGATCGCCGCTGGCGTGAAGCTCGAGAACCTGTGGCTCTGCGACACCAAGGGGCTGGTCTATACCGGCCGCACGGAAGGCAACAACAAGTACAAGGACAAGTTCGCCAAGCCCAGCGAATGGCGTACCCTGGCCGACACCATCGTGAACGCGGATGTGTTCGTGGGCTGCTCCAGCAAGGGTGCCCTGACGCCCGAGATGCTCCTGAGCATGGCCAAGGACCCCATCGTCTTCGCCCTGGCCAACCCCGATCCTGAGATCGACTACCCCACCGCCAAGGCCACCCGCGACGACATCATCCTGGCCACGGGCCGCAGCGACTACCCGAACCAGGTGAACAATGTCCTGGGTTTCCCCTTCATCTTCCGCGGCGCCCTGGATGTGCGCGCCTCGGAGATCAACGAGCCCATGAAGCTGGCCGCCGCCAAGGCCCTGGCCGCCCTGGCCAAAGAAGAGGTTCCGGATTCCGTGGTGAAGGCCTACTCGGGCCAGAAGTTCAGCTTCGGTCCTGAGTACATCATCCCCAAGCCCTTCGATCCCCGCGTGCTGCTGTGGGTGGCTCCCGCCGTCGCCAAGGCCGCCATGGAGACCGGCGTGGCCAAGCAGCCCATCGCCGACATGCAGGCCTACAAGGAGCGCCTTGAAGGGCTCCAGGGCCGCAGCAAGGATGTGATCCGCAGCGTGGTCCACCGCGCCAAGGCCAATCCCAAGCGCGTGGTCTTCCCCGAAGGCGACCATCCGCTGATCCTCCAGGCCGTGTCCCAGATGGTGGACGAGGGCATCTGCGTGCCCATCCTGGTGGGCGACCCCGCCAAGGTGAAGACCGTGGCCGCCGGTCACGGCATCTCCGTGGACGGCATCGAGATCCTGGATCCGGCGACGGTGGCCTGGCGCGCGGAGGCGGAGGACGCCTTCCTGGAACTGCGGAAGCGGCGGGGCGTCACCCGCGACGAAGCTGGCCGCAAGATGCAGGAGCGCATCTACTTCGGTGCCATGATGTGCCGCCTGGGCAAGGCCGATGGTCTCATCGCCGGCCTGACGATGTACTACCCCGACACCATCCGCCCCTGCCTCGAAGTCATCGGCACCCGCAAGGGCGTCAAGCGTGTGTGCGGCGTCTACACCATGGTGCTGAAGAACCGCGTGCTGTTCTTCTCCGACACGACCATGAACATCGAGCCCAGCAGCGAGGAACTGGCCGAGATCGCGCTGCTGACCGCGGATCTGGCGAAGGACACCTTCAACATGGAGCCCCAGGTCGCCATGCTGTCCTTCTCCGATTTCGGCAGCGTGGAGCATCCGCTGGTCCGCAAGGTCCAGAAGGCCGTGGAGATCGTCAAGGCCCAGCGGCCCGGCCTCAAGTGCGACGGCGAGATGCAGGCCGACACCGCCCTCGGCGCCGACATCCTGTCCGAGAACTACCCCTGGGTGGACCTGCCGGGCGGCCCGAATGTGCTGATCTTCCCCGACCTCACCAGTGGCAACATCGGCTACAAGCTGGTGCAGCGGCTGGCGAACGCTGAGGTCATCGGCCCCATCACCTGCGGCATGGCGGCTCCCGTCCATGTCCTGCAGCGCCACAGCGATCTGAACGACATCATCCACCTCACGGCGCTCACCGTCGTAGAGGCGCAGCAGAAATAG
- a CDS encoding YheT family hydrolase, which translates to MRPLVPPPLSCRAPWWAASGHLQTILGNYLPGEPPTHPSEPFRIQLADGDQLTGRHYPGESDALVLVFHGLGGDDQAHYVRRTIALARKLGHHVWTVNHRGCGEGRGLAKQPYHSGSGEDLGAAFAAARERHPNLRQLAIGYSLSANALLLNLGGGLRGPAAQPDAAIAVNPPVDLGACSDTIHRGLSRLYELRFIRRCRKAIHQRVEDGLIPDIYRTGPLMSLRQFDDAYTTKAAGFRDADDYYDQCSARSHLSKITIPTVILMAKDDPFIPWRHAAEAQPSPAVHLHFESRGGHMGYLSRDLPGHRWLPYAVEHYSRQLLDA; encoded by the coding sequence ATGCGCCCGCTCGTCCCCCCGCCCCTCTCCTGCCGCGCGCCCTGGTGGGCAGCCTCCGGGCACCTGCAGACCATCCTCGGCAACTACCTGCCGGGCGAGCCGCCGACGCATCCCTCGGAACCCTTCCGCATCCAGCTTGCCGATGGCGACCAGCTCACGGGCCGGCACTACCCGGGTGAGAGCGATGCCCTGGTGCTGGTCTTCCATGGCCTGGGAGGAGACGACCAGGCCCACTATGTACGGCGCACCATCGCCCTGGCCCGGAAGCTGGGTCACCATGTCTGGACCGTGAACCACCGGGGCTGCGGCGAGGGGCGCGGCCTGGCGAAACAGCCCTACCACAGCGGTTCCGGCGAGGATCTGGGCGCGGCCTTCGCGGCCGCCCGTGAACGCCATCCGAACCTCCGGCAGTTGGCCATCGGCTACTCCCTCTCCGCCAACGCCCTGCTCCTGAACCTGGGGGGCGGGCTGCGGGGGCCGGCCGCCCAGCCCGACGCCGCCATCGCGGTGAACCCGCCGGTGGACCTCGGCGCCTGTTCCGACACCATCCACCGCGGCCTCAGCCGCCTCTACGAACTCCGCTTCATCCGGCGGTGCCGCAAGGCCATCCACCAGCGTGTGGAGGACGGCCTCATCCCCGACATCTACCGGACCGGCCCCCTGATGAGCCTGCGGCAGTTCGACGACGCCTACACCACGAAGGCCGCGGGCTTCCGGGATGCCGATGACTACTACGACCAGTGCTCGGCCCGGTCCCACCTGTCGAAGATCACCATCCCCACCGTGATCCTCATGGCCAAGGACGATCCCTTCATCCCCTGGCGGCATGCCGCCGAGGCCCAGCCTTCCCCGGCGGTCCACCTCCACTTCGAGTCCCGCGGCGGCCACATGGGCTACCTCAGCCGCGACCTGCCGGGCCACCGCTGGCTGCCCTATGCCGTGGAACACTATTCGAGGCAGCTGCTCGACGCCTAG
- a CDS encoding cysteine desulfurase family protein has protein sequence MDLIYLDHNATTPLAPEAFEAMRPWFTERFGNASAAYALGHLSDGAVVAAREQAAALVGCTPAEIVFTSGGTESLNHAVRGVWEAFPAKRHLVTTAVEHPAVRALAAWWKAQGGEVAEVGVDAEGRLDLAALEAAVRPDTALVAVMAANNESGVLFPVAEIAGRVKAKGALFLVDATQAIGKVPVAAAAWGADLLTLSGHKFHGPKGTGLLMIRRGVRLKPFMLGGSQERGRRGGTENVPGLVGLGKAAALAQARLPQMDGVRRLRDALETCLLAEIPEVCIHGRGAERLPNTSLVGFAGIEGEALQLKLAEQGICVSTGSACSTGMREPSHVLRAMQVPDAYARGTVRFSLGLGTTPAQMARVAELLPGLVAELRQGLGRV, from the coding sequence ATGGATCTGATCTACCTCGACCACAACGCCACCACGCCGCTCGCCCCCGAGGCCTTCGAGGCCATGCGGCCCTGGTTCACGGAGCGTTTCGGCAACGCCAGTGCGGCCTATGCCCTCGGGCACCTGTCGGATGGCGCGGTGGTGGCGGCGCGGGAGCAGGCGGCCGCCCTGGTGGGCTGCACTCCCGCGGAGATCGTGTTCACGAGCGGCGGCACGGAAAGCCTGAACCACGCCGTCCGGGGCGTGTGGGAGGCGTTTCCCGCGAAGCGGCACCTGGTCACCACGGCCGTGGAACACCCCGCCGTGCGCGCCCTGGCGGCCTGGTGGAAGGCCCAGGGAGGCGAGGTCGCGGAGGTGGGCGTGGATGCCGAGGGGCGCCTGGACCTGGCCGCGCTGGAGGCCGCGGTGCGCCCGGACACGGCCCTGGTGGCCGTCATGGCCGCCAACAACGAATCGGGCGTGCTGTTCCCGGTCGCCGAGATCGCAGGCCGGGTGAAGGCCAAGGGTGCCCTGTTCCTGGTGGATGCCACCCAGGCCATCGGCAAAGTGCCCGTGGCGGCGGCGGCCTGGGGCGCTGACCTGCTCACGCTCAGCGGACACAAGTTCCATGGGCCCAAGGGGACGGGCCTGCTCATGATCCGCCGGGGCGTGCGCCTGAAGCCCTTCATGCTGGGCGGCTCCCAGGAGCGGGGGCGCCGCGGCGGCACCGAGAATGTTCCAGGGCTCGTGGGACTGGGCAAGGCCGCGGCCCTCGCCCAGGCGCGGCTGCCGCAGATGGACGGCGTGCGGCGCCTGCGCGATGCCCTGGAGACCTGCCTCCTGGCCGAGATCCCCGAGGTGTGCATCCATGGAAGGGGGGCGGAGCGCCTTCCCAACACCAGCCTCGTGGGGTTTGCGGGGATCGAAGGCGAGGCCCTGCAGCTGAAGCTGGCCGAGCAGGGCATCTGCGTCTCCACGGGGAGTGCCTGCAGCACGGGCATGCGGGAGCCCAGCCATGTGCTGCGCGCCATGCAAGTGCCCGATGCCTATGCGCGCGGCACGGTGCGCTTCAGCCTGGGATTGGGCACCACGCCGGCGCAGATGGCTCGGGTGGCGGAGCTGCTGCCGGGGCTGGTGGCGGAGCTGCGCCAGGGACTGGGTAGAGTTTAA